GACGATCTGACACTGCTGGTGAAACGCGCCCGGGCGCTGGAAGCCTTCCTCAAGACCGAGGATGGCGAGAACCTGCTGCAGGGCTTCAAACGCGCCAATAACATCCTGTCCCAGGCCGAAGAGAAGGACGGGGTCGAATACTCCTTTGGCGCTGACAAGAAATTCGCCGAGGACGACAGCGAGATTGCCTTGTTTGATGCGCTTGAACTGGGCGAGGGGGCGATCTCCTCGGCCATCGAGGCCGAAGATTTCGCGGCCGCCATGGGCGGCATGGCGGCGCTGCGGGCACCGATCGACGCCTTCTTCGAGGCGGTGCAGGTCAATTCGGACAAGGAAATCGTGCGCCGTAACCGGCTGAACCTGCTGCACCAGATCCGCGCGGTCTGTGGCCAGGTGGCTGACCTGACCCGTCTGGAAGGCTGAACGGCATCCTGAGCATCAGGCCCGAATGAAACTACAGTAAACGCCGCGCTGATTGCGCGGCGTTTTTCGCTGGACGCGGCAGGGCCTTCGCAGGGCACCCGGCTCGGCGTGGATAACGTCAGGAAAATATGGCGTTGCATGGGCTTCTCTTCTGTTCTCCTCTTGCAGGAGCGCAAAGGCGGCTTATGCTGCTAGGAAACTGTGAGTGCCGCAGTGCAGAAAGTTCAGGATAAACAATGCCCGATGCGCCCCTGGCCACGCTGATCACCCAGACAGCCCCAATTGCGACCTCCAGCCATGGCGGGCGCGCCAAATGTCTGCAGCGCTTGGTCCGGCTGGATCTGCCGGTGCCGCGCACCGTTGCTCTGTCTTTTGATGCGGTGCACGAAATCGCCGCGGGAGATATGCCGGATATCAGCGCCATTCTGTCGGAGTTTCCAACCGATGCGCTGCTCTGCGTACGGCCCTCATCCGAAGATCCGGACTGGGGCGGACCGGGTGCGATCCTCAACATCGGTATGAACGAGGACCGCTGCAAAGGGCTGTGCAATCGGCTTGGAGAAGAGGCAGCAGCGGGTCTGTATTTGCGGTTCGTGCAATCCTATGCGGTGCATGTGGCGCGGCTGGACCCGGACGCCTTTGACGATGTCGAGGACGGCGGCCCGGATGCGCTTCGCGAAACGCTGATGGCCTATGAGGCGGAGACGGATGAGCCCTTCCCGCAGGATCCGGCTGAGCAACTGGCGGCCGTTTTGCGCTCAATGGCGCGCGCCTGGGAAGGCACCTCGGCACGGCTGTTGCGCCAGGCCAAGGGCGCTCCGGCGGATGCTGGATTGGGTCTTGTGGTGCAGGAGATGATTCCGGGGCTGGGGCAGGGGGAATGCGGCTCTGGCGTGTTGCAGCTGGTCGACAGCCGCACCGGTAAGCCGCAGCTCACCGGCCGTTACCTGAGCCAGTCGCAGGGCCGCGAGGCGCTGGGCGCCGGGGCGCGCGCGCTGTTTCTGGAAAAGGACGCCCGGGGTCCCTCGCTTGAGGAACTGGCGCCCACGGCCTTTGCCGATTTGAAATCCTATGCCGGATTGATGCGGCGTCGGCTGCGCGAAGAAATGCAGGTGGAATTCGTCATTCAGGACGACGACGTGCATATTCTGGACGGGGTGCGGGTGGCACGCTCGGCGCAGGCGGCGGTGCGGATCGCGGTAGCGCTGGCGCAGGATGGTATTATTCCCCCACACGAGGCGGTGATGCGGGTCGACGCCCATGCCCTGAACGAGCTTTTGCACCGGCAGGTGCTGCCAACGGCCGAACGGGATGTGATTGGTGCCGGGATCGCGGCCAGTCCAGGCGCTGCGACAGGCAGGCTCGTGTTCACGGCGGCTGAAGCGCAGGCCAGTGCCGCGCGCGGTGAGCCATGTATTCTGGTGCGGCGGGAAACCTCGCCAGAAGATGTTCGCGGCATGCATGCGGCCGTCGCAGTTCTGACCGAACGGGGCGGCATGACCAGCCACGCCGCGGTGATCGGTCGGGGGCTGGGGGTGCCGTGTATCGTTGGCGCCTCGAACATGAAGTTCCTGACCAAGCAAAAGCAGCTGGTGGCCACGGACGGCCGGGTCTTCAAGGCCGGTGACACCGTCACCATCGATGGCAGCAACGGTCAGGTTTTGGCCGGTGAGCCGGAAATGCTGGAGGCGGCGCAGGACGATGCCTTCCAGACCCTTCTGACCTGGGCGGACGAGGCGCGCGACATGGGAATTCGCGCAAATGCGGATACGCCTGCCGACGCCCAGACGGCGCGCAACTTCAAGGCCGAAGGCATCGGGCTGTGCCGGACCGAGCATATGTTCTTCGATCCCGGTCGGCTGACCGTGATGCGCGAGATGATCTTTGCCGAAACTTCGTCAGGACGGGCGGCGGTTCTGGCCCGACTGCTGCCGATGCAGCGGGACGATTTCCGCGAGCTGTTCCGGATTATGGAGGGGCTGCCGGTCTGTATCCGGCTGTTCGATCCACCCTTGCACGAATTCCTGCCCACATCGCTGT
This genomic stretch from Phaeobacter gallaeciensis harbors:
- a CDS encoding putative PEP-binding protein, with amino-acid sequence MPDAPLATLITQTAPIATSSHGGRAKCLQRLVRLDLPVPRTVALSFDAVHEIAAGDMPDISAILSEFPTDALLCVRPSSEDPDWGGPGAILNIGMNEDRCKGLCNRLGEEAAAGLYLRFVQSYAVHVARLDPDAFDDVEDGGPDALRETLMAYEAETDEPFPQDPAEQLAAVLRSMARAWEGTSARLLRQAKGAPADAGLGLVVQEMIPGLGQGECGSGVLQLVDSRTGKPQLTGRYLSQSQGREALGAGARALFLEKDARGPSLEELAPTAFADLKSYAGLMRRRLREEMQVEFVIQDDDVHILDGVRVARSAQAAVRIAVALAQDGIIPPHEAVMRVDAHALNELLHRQVLPTAERDVIGAGIAASPGAATGRLVFTAAEAQASAARGEPCILVRRETSPEDVRGMHAAVAVLTERGGMTSHAAVIGRGLGVPCIVGASNMKFLTKQKQLVATDGRVFKAGDTVTIDGSNGQVLAGEPEMLEAAQDDAFQTLLTWADEARDMGIRANADTPADAQTARNFKAEGIGLCRTEHMFFDPGRLTVMREMIFAETSSGRAAVLARLLPMQRDDFRELFRIMEGLPVCIRLFDPPLHEFLPTSLSGQRELSEALGIPVSDVTRRVEELHEYNPMLGLRGVRLGVTVPEIYDMQARAIFEATLEASKDGAPVVPEIMIPLVSAKREVELVKARIDAVASAVSAERGQKFDYRLGVMVETPRAALRAEEIAPHTAFLSFGTNDLTQMAYGLSRDDAGRFMSNYVQQGVFPEDPFHVLDVDGVGELLKLGAQRGRTGRADITLSICGEHGGNPESIAFCREAGFDYVSCSPFRVPVVRLAAAQLAIGEKIGKAAPTYVKT